In Silvanigrella paludirubra, one DNA window encodes the following:
- a CDS encoding 2Fe-2S iron-sulfur cluster-binding protein, which translates to MSETVTLTIDGKEVTVPKGTSVIEATELLGIEIPRFCWHPGLSVAGVCRFCMVKIEGMPKLQIACNTTCTEGMKVITVSDEVKDAHKWALEFHLINHPLDCPICDQAGECELQNYYMKVGKYTSQMDEDKVLKPKALDVGDNLVLDTERCILCSRCVRFEDEVTKTSALGIFNRGDHSVIGTFPNRKIQHNYSYNIVDICPVGAFTAKDFRFKCRVWFLSETKTICPGCSTGCNVTLFEHKNQREYYRLKPRKNKEVNGHWMCDYGRTMYHHLNADERLAVPMSVGKHLPWDSVKKELSQKLSSLKGKADQVAVVLTPQYTNEEYENIFSSLKSVLGSLPKVYVWRDANEKADSFDGILFRGDHNPNTVGLKQLLERNSISPVSLSGDFSVLASQNASLTIVFGPEIEKSYSQFSNEVTRFAELTNVIYFGTTKNPITKKFSLAVPTKVFSEKNGTFVNYNGIAQKLKANPPVFPAMLGIEDIFSEMKV; encoded by the coding sequence ATGTCAGAAACTGTTACGTTAACAATTGATGGCAAAGAAGTAACTGTACCAAAAGGAACTTCTGTAATTGAAGCAACTGAATTGCTTGGAATTGAAATTCCTCGTTTCTGTTGGCATCCAGGACTTTCTGTTGCTGGTGTTTGTCGTTTTTGTATGGTGAAAATTGAAGGCATGCCTAAACTTCAAATCGCTTGTAATACAACATGTACGGAAGGCATGAAGGTCATTACTGTGAGTGATGAAGTAAAAGATGCTCATAAATGGGCTCTTGAATTTCACCTTATCAATCACCCACTCGACTGTCCAATTTGTGATCAAGCTGGTGAATGTGAATTACAAAATTATTATATGAAAGTTGGTAAGTACACATCCCAAATGGATGAAGATAAAGTACTTAAACCAAAAGCGCTAGATGTCGGTGATAATCTTGTGCTTGATACCGAACGTTGTATTTTATGCTCTCGTTGTGTTCGTTTTGAAGACGAAGTAACAAAAACAAGTGCACTTGGAATTTTTAATAGAGGCGATCATTCTGTAATTGGAACATTCCCTAATCGTAAAATTCAACATAATTATAGTTATAACATTGTTGATATTTGTCCTGTTGGAGCTTTTACAGCAAAAGATTTCCGTTTTAAATGTCGTGTTTGGTTCTTAAGTGAAACAAAAACAATTTGCCCAGGATGCTCAACAGGCTGTAACGTAACATTATTTGAACATAAAAATCAGCGTGAATATTACCGGTTAAAACCACGTAAAAATAAAGAAGTTAACGGTCATTGGATGTGTGATTATGGTAGAACAATGTACCATCATTTAAATGCAGATGAACGTTTGGCAGTTCCTATGTCAGTTGGAAAACATTTACCTTGGGATTCCGTGAAAAAAGAGTTATCTCAAAAACTTTCCTCTTTAAAAGGAAAAGCCGATCAAGTTGCTGTGGTATTAACACCTCAATATACAAATGAAGAATATGAAAATATATTTTCATCTTTGAAATCTGTTTTAGGTTCGTTGCCTAAAGTATATGTTTGGCGTGATGCGAATGAAAAAGCAGATAGTTTTGATGGAATTTTATTCCGTGGAGATCACAATCCAAATACAGTTGGTTTAAAACAATTATTAGAGCGTAATTCTATAAGCCCTGTTTCTTTAAGTGGTGACTTTTCGGTATTAGCATCTCAAAATGCTTCTCTTACAATTGTATTTGGTCCTGAAATTGAAAAGTCATACTCTCAATTTTCAAATGAAGTAACAAGATTTGCAGAGCTAACAAATGTTATTTATTTTGGAACTACAAAAAATCCAATTACAAAGAAATTTTCTCTTGCTGTACCTACAAAAGTATTTTCCGAGAAAAATGGAACTTTTGTTAACTACAATGGTATTGCACAAAAACTCAAAGCAAATCCTCCTGTGTTCCCAGCAATGCTAGGAATTGAGGATATTTTTTCTGAAATGAAAGTGTGA
- a CDS encoding NuoI/complex I 23 kDa subunit family protein, translated as MGYINVSKDPQKSLKNGYLSTTLLGLGQTISVFAKQLLKLEDSVTIQWPEVEYQYSERFKGAHFLTKRPTGEVRCTACFLCATNCPAQCITIVAGQSKDKGIEKYPVRFEIDILRCVFCGYCEEACPVDAIRLGSEYSMAGLPEQKWVYTKDYLLNRPENKKRLGDKQISKKEENVKDESVSSNLPNIHRHNGHGH; from the coding sequence ATGGGATATATCAATGTATCAAAAGATCCTCAAAAAAGTTTAAAAAATGGATATCTTTCCACTACTCTTTTAGGTCTTGGGCAAACCATATCTGTTTTTGCGAAACAACTTTTGAAACTGGAAGATTCCGTTACCATTCAATGGCCTGAAGTGGAATATCAATATTCCGAACGATTTAAAGGCGCGCATTTTTTAACAAAACGACCAACTGGTGAAGTTCGTTGTACGGCTTGTTTTTTATGTGCTACAAATTGTCCTGCTCAATGTATTACAATTGTAGCGGGTCAATCTAAAGATAAAGGAATTGAAAAATATCCAGTTCGTTTTGAAATTGATATTTTACGTTGTGTATTTTGTGGATACTGTGAAGAAGCTTGTCCTGTCGATGCCATTCGATTAGGCTCAGAATATTCTATGGCAGGTTTACCGGAACAAAAATGGGTTTATACCAAAGATTATTTATTAAATCGTCCTGAAAATAAAAAACGTCTTGGTGATAAACAAATTTCTAAAAAAGAAGAAAATGTAAAAGATGAATCTGTAAGTAGTAATTTACCAAATATTCATCGTCACAATGGTCATGGCCATTAA
- a CDS encoding papain-like cysteine protease family protein → MKLIKGMFGWHSNKQIFKKDTIQLSGKKYNESQLSLITHPTSFPPYVNLNCPFFFQDKINTCGDTSVKMVTSFQMLHFKSSNVFSEQLKPINQFLSNSDKRGAFTGTTDDELLNIGMKSIRLPYEIKNNASYFSSWLGYALFHLGPLIITINIFNGKVPHAVVVKGIEKETLLIHDPWYGANQFVHYENFFSIFDKHSESFMYLPNKFLNTIFNTRERDLVDNLFYYKKPTPVPLINSSYLIKSTLV, encoded by the coding sequence ATGAAACTTATTAAGGGAATGTTTGGATGGCATTCAAATAAACAAATTTTTAAAAAAGATACGATTCAGTTAAGTGGAAAAAAATATAATGAATCGCAACTTTCGTTAATAACTCACCCAACAAGCTTTCCACCATATGTAAACTTAAATTGCCCATTTTTTTTCCAAGATAAAATAAATACTTGTGGTGATACCAGTGTTAAAATGGTGACATCATTTCAAATGCTTCATTTTAAATCAAGTAATGTATTTTCGGAGCAACTAAAACCCATTAACCAATTCCTTTCAAACTCAGATAAAAGAGGAGCGTTCACAGGAACTACAGATGATGAACTTCTTAATATTGGAATGAAATCTATTCGATTGCCATACGAAATAAAAAATAACGCAAGTTATTTTAGCTCATGGCTTGGGTATGCCTTGTTCCATTTAGGGCCTCTAATTATTACGATAAATATTTTTAATGGAAAAGTTCCCCATGCCGTTGTGGTCAAAGGAATTGAAAAAGAAACTTTGCTCATACATGACCCTTGGTATGGAGCAAATCAATTTGTTCATTATGAAAACTTTTTTAGCATATTTGATAAGCACAGTGAGTCATTTATGTACTTACCAAACAAATTTTTAAATACAATTTTCAATACACGTGAGAGAGACTTGGTTGATAATTTATTTTATTATAAAAAGCCAACTCCTGTTCCATTAATAAATTCAAGTTATCTTATAAAATCAACTTTAGTTTAA
- a CDS encoding leucine-rich repeat domain-containing protein has protein sequence MKIMKSKKIKITLLTTISLITISNCTRKYARDGSSADNQTTEIIQSGSDKNLIIHFNGNTTYNSPVIYLKNGNTPVLAQDIHGIATTGGYDGNQTIPFTGIVFTSNINKLDANKIKVSLYDDKQDSFCSGVNFSIKNNNITFQNTENNKLYTMTSCNYKITSDFYKVNHTKINLQFNYTIKDWSTSLGASSQAQITAQKIESACKNIPNQGCLDPTYELELFLNENYIKDISPITSLINLVRLKLQDNAIENVPSSISELKNLIYLDLRNNSISSLPESFSKLLNLKNLLISFNSFQEFPAAITNLTNLQNLWFSNSKVVSIPGCISNLTNLELLDLRYNKITDVPDSVGDLVSLKKLWLYNNSITSVSDNLIHLKLDEIYLQNNQISNLSKPTFLWINSIITNDLSNNPGFPNFGN, from the coding sequence ATGAAAATAATGAAATCAAAAAAAATAAAAATAACTTTGCTTACTACTATATCGCTTATTACAATTTCGAATTGTACACGAAAATATGCACGAGATGGGAGTTCAGCAGACAATCAAACAACAGAAATTATACAAAGCGGAAGCGATAAAAATTTAATCATTCATTTTAATGGAAATACAACTTATAATAGCCCTGTTATTTATTTAAAAAATGGCAATACTCCTGTTTTAGCACAAGATATTCATGGTATTGCAACAACTGGTGGATATGATGGAAATCAAACAATTCCTTTTACTGGAATTGTATTTACATCAAACATAAATAAATTAGATGCAAATAAAATTAAAGTCAGCTTATATGATGATAAGCAAGACTCTTTTTGCAGTGGCGTCAATTTTTCAATTAAAAATAATAATATTACTTTTCAAAATACGGAAAATAATAAACTGTATACAATGACAAGTTGTAATTATAAAATCACTTCCGATTTTTATAAAGTAAATCACACAAAAATAAATTTACAATTTAATTATACGATTAAAGATTGGAGTACAAGTTTAGGTGCTTCTAGTCAAGCTCAAATTACAGCACAAAAAATTGAATCTGCATGTAAAAATATACCAAATCAGGGCTGTTTAGATCCAACTTATGAACTCGAATTATTCCTTAATGAAAATTATATTAAAGATATTTCTCCAATTACTTCTTTAATAAATTTAGTAAGATTAAAACTACAAGATAACGCAATTGAAAATGTACCGAGTTCTATTTCAGAATTAAAAAATTTAATTTATTTGGATCTAAGAAATAACTCAATTTCATCATTGCCAGAATCTTTTTCTAAATTATTAAATTTAAAGAATTTGCTTATCAGTTTTAACTCTTTTCAAGAGTTTCCTGCTGCAATCACAAATTTAACTAACCTACAAAATTTGTGGTTTTCTAATTCAAAAGTGGTTTCTATTCCAGGTTGTATCTCTAATTTAACAAATTTAGAGCTTCTCGATCTTCGTTATAATAAAATTACGGATGTGCCAGATTCTGTTGGAGACTTAGTAAGTCTAAAAAAACTTTGGCTATATAATAACTCCATTACTTCGGTGTCTGATAATCTTATTCATTTAAAATTAGATGAAATTTATTTGCAAAATAATCAAATTTCAAATCTTTCAAAACCAACTTTTTTATGGATAAATTCAATTATAACGAATGACTTAAGTAATAATCCAGGTTTTCCAAATTTTGGAAATTAA
- a CDS encoding DUF4360 domain-containing protein, with translation MKLHNAILSSVFSFGFAATAFADVPAYVTIPPVVNGQANPSYGGSGCPAGSARAIVSPDLKSFTMIFDKYVVNAAGSNSFDRKNCQILVNLNFPQGWTYSIARMDYRGFYDISAGASGSQQALYYFQGNLQQARLNTVFNGPTTGDYTLSDTLGINNLVWAPCGSQSGLNINTSLLAKVGPNNPNGYAQLTTDSADGSVQTTYALQWQRCR, from the coding sequence ATGAAATTACATAATGCTATTTTATCTTCTGTTTTTAGTTTTGGTTTTGCAGCAACAGCATTTGCAGATGTTCCTGCTTACGTAACTATTCCGCCAGTAGTAAACGGACAAGCAAATCCTTCTTATGGTGGTAGTGGATGTCCTGCTGGCTCAGCACGCGCTATTGTTTCTCCAGATCTTAAATCTTTTACAATGATTTTTGATAAATATGTTGTTAATGCAGCAGGATCAAATTCTTTTGATCGCAAAAATTGCCAAATATTAGTTAACTTAAATTTTCCTCAAGGCTGGACATATTCTATAGCACGTATGGATTATCGCGGATTTTATGATATTTCAGCAGGTGCTTCTGGTTCTCAACAAGCTTTGTATTATTTTCAAGGTAACTTGCAACAGGCACGTTTAAACACTGTATTTAATGGTCCTACTACAGGAGATTATACTTTAAGTGATACACTTGGAATTAATAATTTAGTATGGGCTCCTTGCGGATCCCAAAGTGGCTTAAATATAAATACATCCTTATTAGCTAAAGTTGGCCCTAATAATCCAAATGGTTATGCTCAATTGACAACAGACTCTGCCGATGGAAGTGTACAAACAACTTATGCTTTACAATGGCAACGCTGTCGTTAA
- a CDS encoding SGNH/GDSL hydrolase family protein: MPFPFKAIFISVSLFAFSPLKASEANTGFKNIIVFGDSLSDNGNYLKASKTSEKPMPLPPYYEGRASNGIVWVEYISQSLKTNLIDFAYIGALTSGNNPRYPAAVDVLTQINQFIKNQNGKKIEGKDTLFVVWAGANNIFSMDFKKPVQTFKSLWNLSGDLMKGIQILKENGAQNIFIANLPDLGKIALTNDVESFKKMKWVLSTIIKMENYAIEREVEKIRDKNNDSMFKIVFFNAKKMLLEIENKPEKFFVKNTNNSCYVGVPSDPANPNVSCNNPKDYVFWDLVHPTTKIHCFAAYEIQKTLSEEFNTVTKPLDSDQKKCESL, translated from the coding sequence ATGCCTTTTCCTTTTAAAGCAATTTTTATTTCTGTTTCCTTATTTGCTTTTTCTCCTTTAAAAGCCTCTGAAGCAAATACAGGTTTTAAAAATATTATCGTTTTTGGTGACAGCTTGTCTGATAATGGAAATTATTTAAAGGCTTCAAAAACTTCAGAGAAACCTATGCCCTTACCTCCTTATTATGAGGGACGAGCAAGCAATGGAATCGTTTGGGTTGAATATATTTCACAGTCATTAAAAACAAATTTAATCGATTTTGCCTATATTGGAGCTCTAACATCTGGAAATAACCCTCGTTATCCTGCCGCTGTCGATGTATTAACGCAAATTAATCAATTTATTAAAAATCAAAATGGAAAAAAAATAGAAGGGAAAGATACTCTTTTTGTAGTTTGGGCTGGTGCAAATAATATATTTTCTATGGACTTTAAAAAACCAGTACAAACATTTAAATCTCTTTGGAACCTTTCTGGCGATCTTATGAAAGGGATTCAAATTTTAAAAGAAAATGGCGCTCAAAATATTTTTATAGCAAACCTACCCGATTTAGGAAAAATAGCTTTAACAAATGATGTTGAAAGCTTTAAAAAAATGAAATGGGTTTTAAGCACTATAATAAAAATGGAAAACTATGCTATTGAAAGAGAAGTCGAAAAAATAAGAGATAAAAACAATGACTCAATGTTTAAAATTGTTTTTTTCAATGCAAAAAAGATGCTATTAGAAATTGAGAATAAACCCGAAAAGTTTTTCGTTAAAAATACAAATAACTCTTGTTACGTTGGGGTTCCAAGCGATCCTGCAAATCCAAATGTTTCATGCAATAATCCTAAAGATTATGTATTTTGGGATTTAGTTCATCCTACCACAAAAATCCATTGTTTTGCTGCTTATGAAATTCAAAAAACATTATCTGAAGAATTTAATACCGTAACAAAACCATTAGATTCTGATCAAAAAAAGTGTGAGAGTTTATAA
- a CDS encoding AMP-binding protein, with protein sequence MVDRKIECKERPWQSHYGAGTNLELANFEFLNLADMVTKSSVKWKDKIACSMILPNGMEGKLSFSDVEIYSDAFAIYLREELKIAKGDRVAIQMPNCLSYTIAVFGIFKAGAVVVNANPLYTAYEMQHQFKDSGAKALIIIDMFADKLKEVVPNTNLETILLVSVADFFPLIKKTIVKTVLKYVKKQVPNCEVYSTSFTKAVNLGLSLQSSKKLNPYKYWNSVTLDDLAALQYTGGTTGVSKGAMLTHRNLMANMYQIVEMGKAKIVPGNEQLLSVLPLYHIFAFTVNLLTFYYCGGESVLIPNPRPLTNIKKAFDLKDITWISGVNTLFNGLLNEKWFAENPPKHLKASIAGGAALHKAVSDRWDSVTKTKVVEGFGLTEASPVVTFNPINGVIKFDTVGVPVPSTEVVMLNEEGVPVALGETGEIAVRGPQVMKGYWQRPEETSKCLKEDWLLTGDIGVMDPDGYIKIVDRKKDMILVSGFNVYPNEVEDCIAKLAGVGEVAVIGIPSDKTSEAVKAYIVRKDQTLTAEKIIEHCHKFMTHYKVPKLIEFRNELPKTPIGKILRKNLREEALKTIK encoded by the coding sequence ATGGTGGATCGTAAGATAGAATGCAAAGAACGTCCCTGGCAGTCGCACTACGGAGCAGGAACAAACCTAGAGCTTGCAAATTTCGAATTTTTAAACTTAGCTGATATGGTAACAAAATCATCAGTTAAATGGAAAGATAAAATCGCATGCAGCATGATCTTACCAAATGGCATGGAAGGCAAACTCAGCTTTAGCGATGTCGAAATTTATTCTGATGCTTTTGCTATTTATTTAAGAGAAGAATTAAAGATAGCAAAAGGCGATAGAGTAGCTATACAAATGCCAAATTGTTTATCTTATACTATCGCTGTATTTGGAATTTTTAAAGCTGGTGCTGTTGTTGTTAATGCAAATCCATTATATACAGCCTATGAAATGCAACATCAATTTAAAGACAGTGGCGCAAAGGCGCTCATTATAATTGACATGTTTGCAGATAAATTAAAAGAAGTTGTCCCAAATACAAATCTTGAAACCATTTTATTAGTTAGTGTTGCCGATTTTTTTCCACTTATAAAAAAGACTATAGTTAAAACAGTTTTAAAGTATGTAAAAAAACAAGTACCAAATTGTGAAGTTTATTCCACCTCATTTACAAAAGCTGTTAATTTAGGCTTAAGCCTTCAAAGTTCTAAAAAATTAAATCCTTATAAATATTGGAACTCTGTTACTTTAGACGATTTAGCAGCACTACAATATACAGGCGGAACAACTGGTGTAAGCAAAGGTGCTATGCTGACACACAGAAATTTAATGGCAAATATGTATCAAATAGTAGAAATGGGCAAAGCTAAAATAGTGCCTGGTAATGAACAGCTTTTATCTGTTCTTCCTTTATACCATATATTTGCTTTTACTGTTAACTTACTTACATTTTATTATTGCGGCGGAGAAAGCGTTCTTATTCCTAATCCAAGACCGCTTACGAATATTAAAAAAGCATTTGATCTAAAAGATATTACTTGGATATCTGGCGTAAATACTCTGTTTAATGGACTATTAAATGAAAAATGGTTTGCAGAAAACCCACCTAAACATTTAAAAGCATCTATTGCTGGAGGAGCTGCACTACATAAAGCGGTTTCAGATAGATGGGATAGCGTAACAAAAACAAAAGTAGTAGAAGGTTTTGGTTTAACCGAAGCTTCTCCTGTTGTTACTTTTAATCCTATTAATGGTGTTATCAAATTTGATACCGTCGGAGTTCCTGTTCCTAGCACTGAAGTTGTTATGCTAAATGAAGAGGGAGTCCCTGTTGCTTTAGGTGAAACTGGCGAAATTGCCGTAAGAGGTCCTCAAGTCATGAAAGGATATTGGCAACGTCCTGAAGAAACCTCCAAATGTTTAAAAGAAGATTGGCTTCTTACTGGGGACATTGGTGTCATGGATCCTGATGGCTATATTAAAATTGTTGATCGTAAAAAGGATATGATTTTAGTAAGTGGTTTTAATGTTTATCCAAACGAAGTGGAAGATTGTATCGCAAAACTTGCTGGTGTGGGAGAAGTTGCTGTCATTGGGATTCCAAGCGATAAAACAAGCGAAGCCGTTAAAGCCTATATTGTAAGAAAAGATCAAACATTAACAGCCGAAAAAATAATTGAGCATTGCCATAAATTTATGACTCATTATAAAGTTCCAAAACTAATTGAATTTAGAAATGAGCTTCCTAAAACACCAATTGGAAAAATTTTAAGAAAAAACTTAAGAGAAGAAGCACTCAAAACAATAAAATGA
- the flgM gene encoding flagellar biosynthesis anti-sigma factor FlgM produces MSVNNVKNSPNVVNPNSIQTSDTGKAEKASPKNAAAAYAKAGNPPSVKEAANVQISQRAKEMSMAKKVAEETPDVREDKVAQFRDLIEKGEYKADSEKIANAIVQEAMRDEIARDPGIVLR; encoded by the coding sequence ATGAGCGTTAATAATGTAAAAAACTCCCCAAATGTGGTGAATCCAAACTCGATTCAAACATCTGATACAGGAAAAGCAGAAAAAGCATCTCCCAAAAATGCGGCTGCAGCTTATGCAAAAGCAGGGAATCCTCCTTCTGTTAAAGAAGCAGCAAATGTTCAAATTTCACAGCGTGCAAAAGAAATGAGCATGGCTAAGAAAGTTGCGGAAGAAACACCTGATGTGCGTGAAGATAAAGTTGCACAGTTTAGAGATTTAATTGAAAAAGGTGAATACAAAGCAGATTCCGAAAAAATAGCAAATGCAATTGTTCAAGAAGCAATGAGAGATGAAATCGCACGTGATCCAGGTATTGTTTTAAGATAA
- a CDS encoding flagellar export chaperone FlgN, with the protein MEELLNLIIQFNDILRKQIQSYLEFLPILDEEEIAISNYDLASLEKMVIIKDQHSRIAQSLEERRVIVLKKICYMMAFDPRGQNLSLKLFKFTFSTYIKNIKTLVGEVTYNKLLEQETTFNEISSEFEKTFEVVYPRIYRNQAILKKLMKNVSLSISLFQSEAEVGMNYDSLGKAQSLTNKNNGLSSMRVKA; encoded by the coding sequence ATGGAAGAGCTATTAAATTTAATTATACAATTTAATGATATTTTAAGAAAACAAATTCAATCTTATTTAGAGTTTTTACCTATTTTAGATGAAGAAGAAATTGCTATTTCAAATTATGATTTAGCATCTTTAGAAAAAATGGTAATTATAAAAGATCAGCACTCACGCATTGCTCAATCCTTAGAAGAAAGAAGAGTCATCGTTCTTAAAAAAATTTGTTACATGATGGCTTTTGATCCCAGAGGACAAAATCTTTCTTTAAAATTATTTAAATTTACTTTTTCAACCTATATAAAAAATATAAAAACGTTAGTTGGAGAAGTAACATATAACAAATTGCTTGAACAAGAAACTACATTTAATGAAATTTCTTCTGAATTTGAAAAAACATTTGAAGTTGTTTATCCAAGAATATATAGAAACCAAGCTATTTTAAAGAAACTAATGAAAAACGTTTCTTTATCTATTAGTTTATTTCAATCCGAAGCAGAAGTTGGAATGAACTATGATTCCTTAGGTAAAGCTCAATCATTAACAAATAAAAATAATGGACTCTCTTCAATGCGCGTAAAAGCGTAA
- the flgK gene encoding flagellar hook-associated protein FlgK: MVATLNHILNMGSESLQNSRVGVDVTGHNISNAQTPGYSRQQVNLETKWPIQYGMQIFGDGSRIQNIRRSHDKFIEGQLRREVQVQSRTETLSEGLKKLESFFNPDLTSTIRDRFTSFTNSIRELSNYPEEPSVRINMIESGKGLCQSFNSTHANIVQVQTDANEEIRQNINLVNQKIAEVAKLNGQIREMGAGNLSDVNDLEDRRDKLIKEIGNIVDINVYKDNNDQITIRGPAECLLVEGNLASRFMMEDTYTVNHMPNVVVSEFNKERYFDMTHNIKTGKMGALLQIRDKYAQGLRDEVNTLAKGFAESFNEIHVKGYGINDMRDINGRDFFEGLDGPGEPAQDIEVSLGIVYNPNAIGAAMSTTSPGDNVVSNKLVKLFYEPLYDDNTTTVTGVYDKMISKLGIAALKTKEDATASQIIYDRLKAQRESVAGVSLDDEAANLLKYQHLFTASSKVITTADEMYKTVLDLKR, translated from the coding sequence ATGGTTGCTACTTTAAACCACATACTTAATATGGGGAGCGAGTCCTTACAAAACTCAAGAGTTGGGGTAGACGTAACAGGACACAATATTTCAAATGCTCAAACTCCAGGTTATAGCCGCCAACAAGTAAACTTAGAAACAAAATGGCCTATTCAATACGGAATGCAAATATTTGGTGATGGGTCTCGTATTCAAAATATTAGACGCTCCCATGATAAATTTATTGAAGGACAATTAAGAAGAGAAGTTCAAGTACAAAGCAGGACAGAAACATTATCGGAAGGATTAAAAAAGCTAGAAAGTTTTTTTAATCCTGATTTAACTTCTACCATTCGGGATCGTTTTACAAGTTTTACAAATTCAATTCGGGAACTTTCAAATTATCCTGAAGAGCCTTCTGTTCGCATTAATATGATAGAAAGTGGTAAAGGATTATGCCAATCATTTAATTCAACTCATGCTAATATTGTGCAAGTCCAAACAGATGCAAATGAAGAAATTAGACAAAATATCAATCTTGTAAATCAGAAAATTGCTGAAGTAGCAAAATTAAATGGGCAAATTCGTGAAATGGGGGCTGGAAATCTATCTGACGTAAATGACTTAGAGGATAGACGTGATAAATTAATTAAAGAAATTGGAAATATTGTAGATATCAATGTTTATAAAGATAATAATGATCAAATTACAATTCGTGGACCAGCAGAGTGTTTGTTGGTTGAAGGTAATTTAGCATCCCGATTTATGATGGAAGATACATATACTGTAAATCATATGCCCAATGTGGTTGTTTCTGAATTTAATAAAGAACGTTACTTTGATATGACCCATAATATTAAAACAGGTAAAATGGGTGCTTTATTACAAATTCGAGATAAATATGCCCAAGGATTAAGAGATGAAGTCAATACTCTTGCCAAAGGTTTTGCAGAATCATTTAATGAAATCCATGTTAAAGGTTATGGAATAAATGATATGCGAGATATTAATGGCAGAGATTTTTTTGAAGGATTAGATGGTCCAGGTGAGCCCGCACAAGACATCGAGGTTTCCTTAGGAATTGTTTATAATCCAAATGCTATTGGCGCAGCAATGTCAACAACATCTCCTGGTGATAACGTTGTTTCAAATAAACTTGTTAAGTTATTTTATGAGCCTTTATATGATGACAACACAACAACGGTAACGGGTGTTTACGATAAAATGATAAGTAAACTAGGAATTGCGGCTTTAAAAACAAAAGAAGATGCGACAGCTTCGCAAATTATTTATGATCGATTAAAAGCGCAAAGAGAAAGTGTTGCTGGTGTTTCATTAGATGATGAAGCTGCCAATCTATTAAAGTATCAACATTTATTTACAGCGAGTTCGAAAGTTATCACAACAGCGGATGAAATGTATAAAACTGTGTTGGATTTAAAACGTTAA